The following are encoded together in the Salvia hispanica cultivar TCC Black 2014 chromosome 6, UniMelb_Shisp_WGS_1.0, whole genome shotgun sequence genome:
- the LOC125195708 gene encoding cyclic nucleotide-gated ion channel 2-like: MIHIHSSTLSLPTYYHTPPISTFIISASSCTKLNGFLPTKMPHLPFPISRWFGLFRRKSVQPEYGEDYQFSGSGECYECTQVGVPVFHSTSCERAGQSEWEASAGSSLLPIKNRPEKQKRRQGQGGVLDPRTKRVQRWNRAFLLARGMALAVDPLFFYALSIGRGGSPCLYMDGGLAAAVAILRTCVDAVHLVHLWLQFRLAFVSRESLVIGCGKLVWDPRVIAAHYLRSLKGFWFDVFVILPLPQAAFWLLVPRLIRDEQIKLIMTILLLIFLFQFLPKVYHCLCLMRRMQKVTGYIFGTIWWGFGLNLIAYFIASHVAGGCWYVLAIQRVASCLKKRCDMSKTCNLSLSCSEEVCYQILKSGSMDIPCGGNSTMRKPLCLDVNGPFQYGIYKWALPVVSSNSIAVKILYPIFWGLMTLSTFGNDLEPTSHWLEVMFSICTVLSGLMLFTLLIGNIQVFLHAVMAKKRKMQLRIRDTEWWMKRRQLPSELRQRVRRYEHQKWATLGCDDEMELIKDLPEGLRRDIKRFLCLDLIKKVPIFHNLDDLILDNICDRVQPLVFSKNEKIIREGDPVPRMVFIVRGRVQSSQNLSRGVVATSMLEPGGFFGDELMSWCLRRPFMDRLPASSATFTCIESTEAFALEAKHLRYITDHFRYKFANERLTRTSRYYSSNWRTWAAVNIQLAWRRYIDRTRRTLSFRSTGDDSDRRLRQYAAFFMSIRPHDHLE; this comes from the exons ATGATTCACATCCATTCATCAACTCTATCACTCCCTACATATTACCACACACCTCCAATCTCCACTTTCATTATCTCTGCTTCTTCTTGCACCAAATTAAATGGTTTCCTACCCACCAAGATGCCTCACCTCCCCTTCCCCATCTCAAG GTGGTTTGGACTATTCCGGCGGAAATCGGTCCAGCCAGAATACGGCGAGGACTACCAATTCTCGGGCTCCGGCGAGTGCTACGAATGCACTCAAGTGGGAGTTCCGGTGTTCCACTCGACCAGCTGCGAGAGAGCCGGGCAGTCGGAGTGGGAGGCCTCGGCCGGCTCCTCGCTGCTCCCGATAAAGAACCGGCCGGAGAAGCAGAAGCGGCGCCAGGGGCAGGGCGGTGTGCTGGACCCGCGGACGAAGCGCGTGCAGCGGTGGAACAGGGCGTTTCTGCTGGCGCGTGGGATGGCGCTGGCGGTGGACCCCCTCTTCTTCTACGCGCTCTCCATCGGCCGGGGCGGATCGCCCTGCCTCTACATGGACGGTGGCTTGGCCGCCGCCGTCGCCATTCTCCGCACGTGCGTCGACGCTGTGCACCTGGTCCACCTCTGGCTGCAGTTCCGCCTCGCCTTCGTGTCACGGGAGTCGCTCGTCATCGGCTGCGGCAAGCTCGTCTGGGACCCACGTGTCATCGCCGCACACTACCTCCGCTCCCTCAAAGGCTTCTGGTTTGATGTCTTTGTTATTCTGCCCCTGCCTCAG GCGGCGTTTTGGCTACTCGTACCGCGATTGATAAGAGACGAGCAGATAAAGCTGATAATGACCATTCTCCTACTCATCTTCTTGTTCCAGTTCCTTCCCAAGGTTTATCACTGCCTATGTTTGATGAGAAGAATGCAAAAGGTCACAGGGTATATATTTGGTACAATTTGGTGGGGCTTTGGCCTTAATCTCATAGCATACTTCATTGCTTCTCAT GTTGCTGGTGGATGCTGGTATGTTCTAGCCATACAGCGTGtggcatcgtgcctgaagaaACGCTGTGATATGAGTAAAACGTGTAACCTGTCGTTGTCCTGCTCGGAGGAGGTTTGCTATCAGATACTGAAATCAGGGAGTATGGACATCCCCTGTGGTGGTAACTCCACCATGAGAAAGCCCTTGTGTTTGGATGTAAACGGACCGTTCCAGTATGGGATATACAAGTGGGCTCTCCCCGTCGTCTCGAGCAACTCCATCGCTGTGAAGATCCTCTATCCCATTTTCTGGGGATTGATGACTCTGAG CACCTTCGGAAATGACTTGGAGCCCACGAGCCATTGGTTGGAAGTGATGTTCAGTATATGCACTGTCCTCAGTGGCCTCATGCTATTCACCTTGTTAATTGGTAATATTCAG GTATTTTTGCACGCCGTGATGGCCAAAAAGCGAAAGATGCAACTGAGGATCCGTGACACGGAATGGTGGATGAAGCGGAGACAGCTGCCCTCGGAGCTGAGGCAAAGAGTCCGGCGTTATGAGCATCAAAAATGGGCAACTCTGGGGTGTGATGATGAGATGGAACTCATTAAAGACTTGCCTGAAGGGCTTAGGCGAGACATCAAACGCTTCCTCTGCCTTGATCTTATTAAAAAG GTACCGATATTCCACAACTTGGATGACCTGATCCTCGACAACATATGCGACCGTGTTCAACCCCTCGTGTtctccaaaaatgaaaag ATCATAAGAGAAGGAGACCCGGTGCCACGGATGGTGTTCATTGTCCGGGGCCGTGTGCAGAGCAGCCAAAACTTAAGCCGGGGAGTGGTGGCGACAAGCATGCTAGAGCCCGGAGGCTTCTTTGGGGACGAGCTCATGTCATGGTGCCTCCGCCGCCCTTTCATGGACAGACTCCCGGCTTCCTCAGCCACCTTCACGTGCATCGAGTCCACCGAAGCATTCGCCCTGGAAGCCAAACATCTGAGATACATAACCGATCACTTTCGCTACAAATTCGCCAACGAGAGGCTGACACGCACCTCCAGGTACTACTCCTCCAACTGGAGGACTTGGGCCGCCGTCAACATCCAGCTGGCTTGGCGGCGCTACATTGACAGAACGCGGCGGACGCTGAGCTTTCGCTCCACCGGAGATGATAGCGATCGGCGTCTCCGCCAGTATGCCGCCTTCTTTATGTCGATCAGGCCTCACGATCATCTTGAGTGA